Proteins encoded in a region of the Rhodothermales bacterium genome:
- the rplW gene encoding 50S ribosomal protein L23 yields MNKQILLRPFVTEKMSHLMEASHYAFVVDSGANKIEIRKAIESRYPGVQIKEVRTLNVRGKRRRQFTKRGLVSGSTASYKRAIVTLQPGSSPIDFFENV; encoded by the coding sequence ATGAACAAACAGATATTGTTGCGGCCCTTTGTGACGGAGAAGATGTCGCATCTCATGGAGGCTAGTCATTATGCCTTCGTGGTCGATTCGGGCGCAAACAAGATTGAAATTCGCAAAGCGATTGAATCGCGCTACCCGGGCGTGCAGATCAAGGAAGTGCGGACGCTGAACGTGCGGGGCAAACGCCGCCGGCAGTTTACGAAGCGCGGCCTTGTCTCGGGCAGCACGGCATCCTACAAACGGGCGATCGTGACGCTGCAGCCGGGCAGCTCGCCAATCGATTTCTTTGAGAACGTGTAA